One stretch of Arachis duranensis cultivar V14167 chromosome 1, aradu.V14167.gnm2.J7QH, whole genome shotgun sequence DNA includes these proteins:
- the LOC107489605 gene encoding malate synthase, glyoxysomal — protein sequence MDTGTYGYPKQGVKKIDPSYDVPEGVDIRGRYDEEFAKILTKDALKFVAELQREFRSHIRYALECRKEAKRRYNEGALPGFDPATRYIREGEWVCAPVPPAVADRKVEITGPVERKMVINALNSGAKVFMADFEDALSPSWENLMRGQVNLKDAVAGTITFNDKARNKVYKLNDQTAKLFVRPRGWHLPEAHIFIDGEPATGCLVDFGLYFYHNHAPFRQTQGAGFGPFFYLPKMEHSREAKIWNNVFERAEKMAGIERGSIRATVLIETLPAVFQMNEILYELRDHSVGLNCGRWDYIFSYVKTFQAHPDRLLPDRVLVGMTQHFMKSYSDLLIRTCHRRGVHAMGGMAAQIPIRDDPAANEAALELVRKDKLREVKAGHDGTWAAHPGLIPACVEVFNNNMGNAPNQIKDAKRDDAASITEEDLLQIPRGVRTMDGLRLNTRVGIQYVAAWLTGSGSVPLYNLMEDAATAEISRVQNWQWIKYGVELDGDGLGVRVSKELFSRVVEEEMARIESEVGKDKFKKGMYKEACKIFKRQCTAPTLDDFLTLDAYNYIVIQHPKGPAKL from the exons ATGGATACTGGAACCTATGGATATCCCAAACAAGGAGTGAAAAAGATTGATCCGTCCTATGATGTTCCAGAAGGAGTGGACATTCGGGGAAGATATGATGAGGAGTTTGCAAAAATCCTCACAAAGGATGCTCTGAAGTTTGTTGCTGAGTTGCAACGTGAGTTCAGGAGCCATATAAGGTATGCTCTGGAGTGCagaaaagaggcaaagaggagGTACAATGAAGGGGCTCTGCCGGGGTTCGATCCGGCGACGAGGTACATAAGGGAAGGGGAGTGGGTGTGTGCACCGGTTCCACCGGCTGTGGCTGATAGGAAGGTAGAGATCACAGGACCTGTGGAGAGGAAGATGGTTATCAATGCTCTCAACTCTGGAGCTAAAGTCTTTATG GCTGATTTTGAAGATGCACTCTCACCAAGCTGGGAGAATCTTATGAGGGGTCAAGTGAACTTGAAGGATGCAGTGGCTGGGACTATAACCTTCAACGACAAAGCCAGGAACAAGGTTTACAAGCTCAACGATCAGACAGCTAAGCTTTTTGTCAGACCAAGAGGTTGGCACCTACCCGAGGCCCATATTTTCATTGATGGTGAACCAGCAACCGGTTGCCTTGTTGATTTCGGCCTCTACTTCTACCACAATCATGCACCGTTCCGCCAGACTCAGGGTGCAGGCTTTGGCCCTTTCTTCTATCTTCCAAAAATGGAGCACTCAAG GGAAGCTAAGATATGGAATAATGTGTTTGAGAGGGCAGAGAAGATGGCAGGCATAGAAAGGGGAAGCATACGGGCCACTGTTCTGATTGAAACACTTCCTGCTGTGTTTCAAATGAACGAAATTCTGTATGAGCTGAGGGACCACTCCGTTGGTCTCAACTGTGGCCGTTGGGATTACATTTTCAGTTATGTCAAGACCTTCCAAGCTCACCCGGATCGGCTGCTCCCGGACAGGGTTCTTGTTGGCATGACTCAGCACTTCATGAAGAGCTACTCTGACCTTCTCATCCGGACGTGTCATAGGCGTGGCGTGCATGCTATGGGAGGCATG GCAGCTCAAATTCCAATTAGAGATGATCCAGCTGCTAATGAGGCAGCACTGGAACTGGTAAGGAAGGACAAACTAAGAGAAGTAAAGGCAGGGCACGACGGAACATGGGCAGCACACCCCGGTCTGATACCAGCCTGCGTGGAGGTTTTTAACAACAACATGGGCAATGCTCCTAATCAGATCAAGGACGCGAAGCGCGATGATGCTGCAAGCATAACTGAAGAAGACCTCTTGCAAATACCTAGAGGTGTACGTACAATGGATGGTCTCCGCTTGAATACACGTGTCGGTATTCAGTATGTGGCGGCATGGCTCACTGGATCTGGTTCAGTTCCTCTTTACAACCTCATGGAAGATGCTGCCACTGCTGAGATTAGCAGGGTGCAGAACTGGCAGTGGATCAAGTATGGAGTGGAGTTGGATGGGGATGGACTCGGAGTAAGAGTGAGCAAGGAGCTCTTCAGCCGAgtggttgaggaagagatggCTAGGATTGAAAGTGAGGTGGGAAAAGATAAATTCAAGAAGGGAATGTATAAGGAGGCTTGCAAGATCTTCAAAAGGCAGTGCACTGCTCCAACACTGGATGATTTTCTGACCCTGGATGCCTACAATTACATAGTCATACAACACCCCAAGGGACCAGCAAagctttga